The segment ATAGAGGGATTATGAATATCGATTTGATGATATTCGAAATCATTGAGGTAGTAATGATTACCAGAATAAAAAGCATTAATTACACCTCTAAAACTATAGTACATATTATCATCACTACATTATACTATCAAATATCGATTGACACCAATAATAGTGTGGTAATGCTTCCAAAATACACACAATGTAAGAAGTGAAATTATGGTGCAACTGTTAACTGGTAAGCTATCAATTATTTGTTTTCACCACAAGAGTTATACTAGTAAACTCAAGAAGAACTAGCTAAACTCATGTAAATGGGGGTAAAatgagggagagggagagagaagtGTGGTCTACATCTAGAAATGATGTGAAGAAGGACAACCTCAAAATAGTCAGTCTCAAGTATAAGTGTTAGCATATGAAGACAAGCGGAGCAAGTGTGGTCCATTCTTGTTTCTCATCTGTCCGGATGACTTTAATTATGGTTTCTATTCTGTGCATATGACTGATCCACCACATGCTCCTCCTAATGGCTTTTAATACAACCAACCCCTAGAGTTTAGATATTTTCTGTTTGGTATTCTTTaatatacttaaaatataatatgtttcaGAGTTTTCTGATCAATCAAAGCTCAGAAAAATACGAAATCAAATGTTTTTACTCTCTTGAAGAATGGGTGTCAAACTtgaaatttttcattttcacTTGCAAATCCAGTGAATACAATATATTGTGACGAGAAGTACCAGAAACAAATTCACAATATAGTATAAGTGATCGCCACCAGTGACATATGTTCTAACTTGATGCTTTCAGGTCATCAGAAGAAGTCCATCGATGCTTCAAAATGCTTAATTAACCACCAATTGCCTCTTGTTAGATCTAACTATCATGCATGTGATCCCTTTTCTTTCCTTTTATCTATTTGGTAATGTGGCATTTTCTGAAACCTAATTCTCCTTTTATAATTCCTTAACGAACTAACAATTTATTtggaaaatattctttttaaagaTTTACCCAAAATTcactaaaaatcaaaataggTTTACAAGACAATAGTGTAGAATTAGTAAACGTATATCAATAAAGTTAAAATACCTACAAGTTACGACCATATGTAAGAGTAGCTTCATCTTGTGCATATCGGTGGACGTCCACGTATATCGCGAACATCCATGCCAAACGGTAGGCGTACATACCATCTCAAGTTTaagaaatgtttttaaaatcaatCAAATCATGTAACACCACATATATCTTTTGTCACTGTAGGAATTTTTAGAAGCACCAACCAATCATGAACGGTAAAAGTGTAACCAATTCATAGAAACTGAGAAAAGAACCCTCTCACTTGTTCTTCTTCCCAAGAATGTGATGATAACTATAATGAAATGGGCCATGAAGTAatagaaaaacatatataatttggTCACGCCTATATCGTAAGTGTATTAGGCCCAATTATGATTCAATAGAGATCGGTCTGATTGCTTCAATTATGACTGCGACTTGCCTTATTCCTACCCCATTATTTGTTAAAAACTTGTATGGTTTCCCTTCGGCCACATCATGCTTGAAATGAATGGCCTCTACATCACCTGCGTCTTGTCCAAATATGAAAAACGAGAGATGCGCTTTCGTAGATTATTactctattattattattagaatGTTTTTTGTCACCCGCACAATGCTCATCTAATTGGAGATGGTAATCACCGATTAATTAAACCCTTGATAATGATGATATAAAAGACaatacatcattttttttttttttttttgtaactggcttacttatattaaaaacagaagaaacaaaagattACAAAAGCCCAATGGCTCTAGTGTTAGAGCCGAAGCCCAATTTAAAACTCATATAGTAGAACCCAAACCCATACAATTTGACCTTAGCCCACATTTGTCCTAAGCCTGTTAATGAGAGAAGAGATGGTGATGAGACACGATGAACGATGATTTCAGACGACAATGGAAGGTTCCCGACCCCGAGCCTGAAAAAGACATGAAGCCAGTTGATGATTCAATCCCTCTTTACCCAAACCACCGCTGCATCATTTGTGAAGAACGCCTCGGGTTAGTTTCTCTGAAACTCTGTATTTTGTTTCTTATCTGGTGATCAATAATAGAGAACAATACATCATTTTCGTCACTTGCTTTTAAGCCTTCCCTTTTTGGAGTTTTTCTAACCCCATAGCATTTCGTTATCATCTACTATACCAATGGGTACGGTTTTGTTCATTGCTTAATTATTGTGCTAATTAAGTTTCTTAATCCCAACTTGTGCACTTTTTAATGAGTCGGTGGATTGCCAAGATCTTTTGGACGGCGAAAACCTATACTTCTTTACTCCCACTTTCTTTACTTTATTTCTAAACCTAAACttataattctatttttttctttctaatacaTCAGTAATGGTACCTTATCATTCACCCTTTTGTTTAAGTTTCCTTCGTTATGATCATGTTTTTGCTTTGAGtttcattaattataaaatgaaagaaatgGTCGCGATTCAAGCTATACGCGCACTTTACACTAATTTTATAAACCTTTGATAAACTCAACATTTTTAGCTGTGATTACACACTTTAGTTTGACTATCTAttacttaaatcaaaatataataaataaaaagctGGAAATATTTAGTATAAAATCATCAAATTCACTACTTTcaagtatataataaaaagttgtATCTTAGCTTTAGAAGTGCATTGTGACCAGTTTACAAGTACAGtcgtaaattttattttttcgaaGGTTGATGTTGTTTGGTCCGCTATATCATTTTTATGGTTACTggaacatatttttaaaagagaaaacgTAGAATCGATATATGATTATCGAGGTTCCAAAACGTATAAAATACTGAAGGTGGGGAGACAACAAGTTTGCGAGGATCGTGCGAAATCTTCATCAGTTCAACAAATAAGAGCATCATCTTAGAAAATAATAAGTTGGTCCAAGAGTTACTTTCAGTCACCGCCTACTAATAAAAGCATGATCAATGGAAgatttttaaagtaaaatttttagtggaatataagaaaccgtttcataattttttttaaaaaaaaactaaaaatcagTTTTTAAATAAGAGACTTAAAAAccggttcttagcttttttagttaaaaactaagagacagtttcttatattccgttgaaaatcttattaataactagattttttaaccgcgctacgcgcggataagatattatatgtatttctcaattctaaaaaataatgtataatattgtattatattatttaaagaatagaaaataagactacataacataaatatattttttatattttctttgtggaaatcattatgttgtttgattgttgtacttaattcacatatttaaatagataattgtgatagatgaataactatatttttattatcagtaaataatatatatttattatataatataagaaaaatagaattatttactttttaacaaacttgtctaatgttggggactcggttatagacatatcatattcgaatgaaacatttttacacttatcaatcttcttaacaatcaagaaacaaatctgaatatcaaaacaatatctcatacgatctctttgtggaataactgctctgaagaaattgaatttatgcatcaaaaaggactggaaatggatgtgcatatgtgttatctaagtcagctttacaaaaaactatttatagttcatatatcatttatgtccatcctattttttgtccatcatttcttaaacatcttgaaataagtaatgctaattaatagtaaactttttgctcacaaaataaaaatcaaatttgtctaattatcgcttaatttgtctaactgatatatgtatttctcaattctataaaaaataatgtataatattgtattacattatttaaaaaatataaaatatgactacataacataaatatattttttaaattttctttgtggaaatcattatgttgtttgattgttgtacttgattcacatatttgcatagatatttgtgatagatgaataactatatttttattatcagtaaataatatatattgattatataatataagaaaaataaaattatttactttttaaacaaatttgtctcatgttggagactcggttatagacatatcatatacgaatgagacatttttacagttgtcaatcttcttaacattgaaaaaacaaatctacatatcaaaacaatatctcatacgatctatttgtggaataactaatctgaataaattaaatttaggcatcaaaaaggactgaaagtggatgtgcagatatgttatctaagtctgcttcacaaagtactattcatagttcatatatcattaatgtccatcctatttttttgtccaccatttcttaaacatcttgaaataactgatgctaattaataataaactttttgctggaaaaaaatcaaatttatctaattatcgcttaaatattttattaatatggtctaagaagcttttaagtgatatcatagtttaatttattagatttttttgttaatttttagaggtttttgtatttaagatttttttccatattaagcttctatttctttcacagaattgatatatatatatatatatcataaaaattaccatcaaatcagttttacttatttattattttgttttaacgaaaatacactttttaaataattttatttaaaataaaattatatattaatttactgtattttaacaatttcattgatttaattaatttgctttggtggataacttaaaaagtttcatatgaatcggggaaagcaagcttatgttgttatattatatttattttgtgtatatagaatctatatataatgctagtgtaataaagaaagaacattatttttttgtaacttcaaaaaaatacattattacaatttaaaatgaatcaaaattgaataaaatggtaattaaatatttgtaaatctaattgtttagttggattctcatgaaaaaaagtcgattggttaaacaaatgtttcaaaatttgttgtggtattgttttgtctataaattataaaatttattgaattaatatatttaattattgcatccttaaataatattttattaagacattagaaaaatatgttttgagttgttttgtcaaattgtacaaaaatctatgctttttcatatttgtaacttcaaaaagatacattatgataatttgaaattaatcaaaattgaataaaatggtaattaaatatttgtaaatctaattattttttttatcttgtttagttggattctcatgaaaaaaaatcgataggttaaacaaatgtttcaaaatttgttgtgttattgttttgtctataaattacaaaatttattgaattaatatatttaattattgcacccttaaataatattttattaagacattagagaagtatgttatgagttgttttgtcaaaattttacaaaaatctatgctttttcatatttgtcacgaaaatttatatgttaaacttacttttacaaaattcttaactttgtcacgaaaacaaaaatctatgctttttcatatttgtcaacgttctcacactttctaagaatatattagcttagtcacttacttattttttttttacaaaacaaactatcggagtcttgaaagttgaattcatattattgtaaatgtacataagagtttgtgattatatacttagtggttcttgtatatgtatccaagaaagtttcaatggcttagtggtaactgtcctatatatatatcatactaacccgggttcgattctcacctttgcattgtttttttattttttacgaaaaataaatgagatgacatggcaatttcgggttctctgattggttgatttttctatcctatgtggacaccttCTCCATagcttatatcccccttttagtatagtatagatgctCTAAGTACTATTTTATTTCACtttatagtttaatatttttgtaattgcGAAACTACCGAAATTTATGGTAAACAAACTAACAAGTACTTAATCTTTTCATTAATAGTTCAATTATATATCTGAAATATTCTTAAGATTGATGCAGCAGTACTTAATCTTTTCATTTTCTATGACGTTGGTTTGTATAAAATCTCATTCAAATGCCAAATCACATGTATAAAATATTTGGTATTTCTTACTATGTTTATTTTACGTAGATAATCAGAAGTGGTaagaaaaatgattaaaaatagtCACAATAACATCAAAATCGTTGTATCGATTACATTTTTTTAGAATGAGTTTACATGAATCAAATCGTTTGCTACGTAGTTTAGTTTAATTTGTGTATTTTACTgtgtattaaaattaataatcaaTATTTCGTAGAAAATTATTGTAAAGCATTTATTTGTTGTATCTGGTAGCAATGTAATCTATTAAACTTATTTTCaccattttaaatatttggcATTCTTAAAATTGTTCTAAATTAGATGAAgtttaatgtaaaatttattaaatttttacgtTGTTTGATTTGAGGttatgtgaatatataatgATGTTttgtatagaaaatataaaaaaataaatgttctCTTATTTTATTGCATAATTCTAAAACGtcacataatttaaaaaaataccgAGGGAGTACTACTTTTTAATAATTGCGATTAGTGATGAACAAAACAAATGGAAAATAATTAAAGAAGGAGTTTGATAAGTTAATTTAACCGTTAATCAAAGACCGCCGCTATATAAAGAGAGACaacagagatagagagagagagcaagaagaagaagaagaagaagaagatggggctACAAGGTCAGCTCAGTGACGTCTCTTCCGACTCGATCCCTCTGATGctcctctctctcctcgccgtctTCCTCGGCCGTCTCCGCTCCTTCCTCCACCGTCCCTGCGATCCCGATTCCAATCTCTCCGTCGAcgactcctcctcctccatcatAGCCTCGGGACTCGCCAACATCATCGTCCTCGCCGATCAGCTGAGCCTGAACCGTCTCTTCTCGTACCGGTGCGGAGGCGAAGACGGTGGTTCCGATTGCGTTGTGTGTCTGTCGAAGCTGCGGGAGGGAGAAGAGGTGAGGAAGCTGGAGTGTCGACACGTGTTCCACAAGCGGTGCTTGGAGGGATGGCTTCACTGTCTCAATTTCACATGTCCGCTTTGTAGATCTGCTTTGGTCGCCGATGGTTGCGTCTCCAAAACGCAGCGGCGCGTTGGAAGGGATTTGATCTCGTGCCTCTCTCCCCACTGATGCACGCGTGCGCTCGAGATCAACGGCGGTGATTCACCCATCTCCAATTGtcattatatgaaaaaaaagtCGGAGAGATTACAGTGGCTGACTGGTCTATTAGACCACGCGCGCCCTTATTTTCTcgattttcttttttctttttttttggttttttttttttgaggtttTGTCGCATGGATTTGTAACACCTGAACATAGACCACATAATGTATATAGAAGCCTGTTTGATGTACTTTAAAAGTGTTCAATGATCGATATGCAAAAAACTTAAAGGAGCCGGAATCAGAATTATATGTTAACCAGACCAGCACTTGAATTTAATGTAGACCTTCCAAGTCTTATTAATCATTCAGTTAGTTTATTTAAAGAATCATTCAGTTAAGCATTGTTAAGAAACGACATCATCCAACTGAGTAAGATTTAAGTAGAGGCATTATAACAAAGTAACAAACAAGCAATATCTTAAAAGAGTTGCAATCTTGGACATGCAAACAACTTTTGAGTGGAGTCATGGACTCATGGAAGAAGCAAAGGTCAcattataacaaaattaaactCTTACGTTATATAGCATGAACAGAGTTATTTGATCCAACAAAACCCCAAATCGTTACCCTAGCGCGAGTAGTCCTAAATAGGAGAATGAACGTAAGTTAATAAAATTGCAGGAATAAAATGAATGGTTGTTTCATttcatatttaacaaaaaaaaataactttgttttttttatttttttacaaaaaataaatggtaaaaaatgtaaaaaaataattattttttgtgaatgatgattttttttagaaatgtcAGAGAATGCATTATTACTCGTCGTTCATTGCTCACCGTTCATACCTTTAGTGTTTTTAGTTGAGTTGACAACTAAATACATATTAATTTCTTAAGATTCAACACATTATATTATCCATTTGATACTAAGCTGCTgctcttttaaaaatttaaccTAAGTTTTGTTATATATGATATGGTCACTACAAGGACACTCTTCATTTCATAACAAAACATAACAGCAATATAACATAAGAATTTCGTAGATTGAACGCACACACGAAACACTATAAGAGTAAGAGAGATATAATAAGAATGATTTTCTTCGGGTTACGGAAAAAAATTCGGACCAGTAACCTTCGATTCCCCAGCAACAAGCAAGCAATGCAATAATCTCGCTCTCCTTAGACTTTCTTTTCTTATGAAAGAGCGTAGACTATTGCAAAGCCCATCTTTCCTCTAAACCATCCACAAATGTTATTGTTTCATATATAAAACACCTCCCATAACTTTGCTTCGACCGTCGTCTTCTTGGTTTGACAGCATAGTTGACCTCTAAAAGAAATGACtggtaatattatataaaagcaacaacttaaagaagaagaagattgataTAATAGGAAATGTGCAAAAGGATGGAATGATGAGGGGGTCTTATATAAAGCGTCAAGGAGGTTATGTCCCTCCTTTTTtccatatataaaaatgtatcaTGATTGTTTATGATTTGGAGATTAGAGTGAAGTTGAGGGGTAacagtaaattttaaaaactttggGGGATGTGAACAACTCTAAATAACGTTGATCTCCGAGCCAATTGGGTATGTTTTCCCTAAAACCCTTTTTACAATTTTAAGAAGAAGCATGGTTGTTCGAAATTAGTATAGATAACAAGAGTAGGTTAATAAGTGAAATACTCATCAGGAAGCGATGCATAGAAAGGCACGTAGATAGAGAGATAGTGGAATAGTCTTTGGCCTTGAGTGTTGTGCACCTTCCTTCTTTTCCTCAGTCCTCACTCTGCACCATATGCTCTCTTATCTTTTTGTTTATACTACATACGTTTCTTCTTCAtgctattttctttttgttatataGAAACCACTCAAACCAGTATATATGCATGTAAAAACAACAATGCGGAGAACAATGAATATGAATTTGGATGTTAGGTTATAAGCAGACAAATAAATGGGCCTTCTCATTTGGCAATCGCGTCGCCGTACGTTCTCTTTAATAATGTGCACACATGTGTGTGTTTTTGTGTGCTATTTGAGAACTGAGATACTCATTCATCGTCCAATGCACATTATCACCGTCCAAATCCCAACCCATCTTAGTTCCACCGATTGCAGAGCTGACCATTAAGTAGATTCACCAGTTCATCTCAaagtatatattaaattaaaactcaTGGTCTTGTAGCCTCTCTGAGTATAATCAAATTAACATTTTTGAAAAGCAATAAAAAGatacaagaaacaaaaacagaagacaAGACGTGCACATGGTGTTAGTCCAGAGGTGGGACTCAAATTTCATCGTGTCGCAAACTTTTCTTTTCAGTTTTTGTCAAACATCTGGACTCTTTAGTGACTTAATATAGACAAAAAGTTAACACCTTTATATCTGTTTACGTTGACACTCCCCTCTTACGTAATATTCCCATTTTACACCGTAAGTGGGATCACTCTCACGTCCTCCTTCAATCTTGGCCGTTCACAGATCGCATTACTCAGATTAGACTGTATTACATAATCATCACGCCACCTTCTGCGTCATTTATGTGTCTTACCTTTTTTCTACATTTCCTTTGTCCTCTGTTAACTTCTTTGCTTTAGATGATCCAAATAATGATAAATGTAATATTTGAGCATATACAACACAAACCACTTCCTTTTCCAATGAGTAACAGGCCCGGGTCTGTGACAGAAGTCAAATGGCTTGCTTTAAGCCATAATCATTCATACATTAAAACATTACACTTTTAGATTTCAAAATGATAATGATAATCAGGCATAAATGATCTATCCTCTCATATGATAGTGATCTCCATCAAAAAACGAAAGTATATTTGTAAGATGAAAAAGACAACAGTTTCTCAGTAATGATTTATACGCTTTGGATTGTTACCAAATGTCCTTCAATAAATTATACAAGAATGGTGAAATTACAACTCTCCAACAAACTCATCGCTGATCAGTTTCTAGTCCATATGCAGCTCAATTTAAACAAATAACTAATACACAATAATCCAAATCAGTATACATTAATTATACAATTTCTGTAGAGGTATAACAAAGTTGTATAGATTTTGTAATTTTGCATAATTCAACAAAGGTAAAAGTAAAAGGGGGTGAAAAAGAATGACTTTTGAGAGGAATCCAAGACGTAGACTGCAATTCTCATTGGACAAAGTCATCAAAAGCCTAAACAAACAGGCTCATATTATACTATTTCTCGTTAATATATATGGCCATAAACTATAGAGAGGAAAAACAATCATTGGATACTCAAAAGGTGTAACTGGTAAATATATATGGAATTTGtggaatttaaaataaatggaaTGGTAAGAATGGAATACAGCAAAAAATGGAATGGAATTCATTCCATTCTTTCATGATCAAATTTGTTATGGAATgattttctttgtattttctctatttatttTTGGAATTGATGGAATGAGTATTCAATTTCATTCATGTCAAatggtaaatttttttatggaaTTAATGGAATAGGTCATTCCACGTCATTTCattctaaatatttacaatcCAGTTGCAGCCAAGCCAAAGAGAGAAAAGGGTATGAATtatgaaataagaaaataatgatatccTAAAATCAAGGAAAAGGCCAAACGGCCTGGGGTCATTTTGTAAGGGGCGCATGAGCCTCTCGAACCCCACAAATATCCTTTGGCATGACCCTTGGACAAGAAGAAAATATAACATGCAATGTAGGCGCCAAATGCCATTGAacaagagaaaaggaaaaaaaaaaaactattttatcacTTTTATAAATCTTATATGGATAATGTGATTGACGGAATAGGTAACTTAGCTGTTTATAATAGTCCTGGACTCACAATTCAGCTTGTAATCTTTTAACTTCTCGCTTTGCTCATAGGATTTAAAACTGTAAGAATGTCAACAAGAAGCTGGCTATAGAGCATTTGACTGTTTACTACCAGGTCAGAGTTTCAAGCTCTCCTTTTAGCGTTTCTATATCCCTCCATGTGAGCCTATCTACTCTAGTGGTGTGAgtctatattttcttttaactgcgaactatatggacttttagatagAGGCCAACCCAATAAAATCAACAGAAACACACACCAAAAACTGATAACGACTACACGACAGAGTTGAAATTAACGGCTCTCTAGCATTCTTGTGGTGTCCCGCGTGTGTTGCTTCTAGATATCTCCATGGAAGTCCCTTGTTGATGAACGTACACATTCTCCAGCTCAGCTTGCCTCACGCTTAGATTATTCATTCCTGCTGAATTTTGGACAACGTTTCTAGAGTCTGCCAGCATTTGGAAGTACGCATGAGGGCCCCAACCTGCAAGCAATAAATAGAGAGATCATTGTTCGTTAATAAGAAAATCAAAGTGACTTTATCCGAAGAAAAGAAGGTCCTCAGTTACACACCGTCTGGATCATATGGAGGGGGAAAGAATTGTAGATAACAAAACGAGGCCACTGTTAATCCTGGACATTGCAAGAAAGATGTGTCCCCCATCAGTTTatttccccccccccccccacgtAGTGTTTGTCCCCATGAGTATAAAAAATAGACAAACCTATGATAGCTCCACCAAACACATCTTGCCAGTGATGCCAATAGTCATCAACTCGGGATACACCAACCAACGCTGCAACTAGTAGAGGTAGAAAAACAATGCAAAGCTTTGCCACATGCCCTCTCTGGTCAAACACCCTGATCTTCCCTGACAAGTATAACGCTAGAAAGCCTAGCCCAGCAAACGACCCTGCATGTTACATGAGTAAGTATAGTCTTAGGATCTGCAACGTGGCCATGGCCAGATCTGGGCCTAGTCTAATAAAAAAACAGCTTTCGTTACCGAAAATTTAAAAGGTTTTTTATATGTCTGACCCCCAAAttatgagaatttttttttttataatctcaAAATTCTCAGATCCGGCCTGAACCTGGTATGACACAAAGATAACAACTTACAAGACGTGTGGCCGCTGGGGAAGCTCTTGTGTCCTTCTTTGACTACGTTTTTATCTCCAGTACACAGAACATCCCTTGTGACATTGTGAAAGAActacaaatttataaaaaatcacAACAAATTCAATCAGCTAGATAGAGATGATCCACGGTGTTAATAAGAGCAATGATGAGATGCTTACCCCTCTACCATCAGGGAAACAACGCCAAAAGAAGTCAGGACGAGGCCTACCTACAGCATCCTTTATAGCATCGGTTATAACACCGGTTATTAGTACAGAGAACAACAAACCTGTGAAGGCCCAAGAACacactttaaaaataaagagcTGCAAAGAAtctgaaacatcaaaaaaaGCACTGAAGAGGTACCTAATATTGCATGATGCAGGTCATAAACATCTCTT is part of the Brassica rapa cultivar Chiifu-401-42 chromosome A09, CAAS_Brap_v3.01, whole genome shotgun sequence genome and harbors:
- the LOC103842921 gene encoding lipid phosphate phosphatase 2 isoform X1 — translated: MPEIQLGAHTIRSHGVTVARFHMHDWLILLLLIVIEVVLNVIEPFHRFVGEDMLTDLRYPLQDNTVPFWAVPLIAVVLPFVVISVYYFIRRDVYDLHHAILGLLFSVLITGVITDAIKDAVGRPRPDFFWRCFPDGRGFFHNVTRDVLCTGDKNVVKEGHKSFPSGHTSWSFAGLGFLALYLSGKIRVFDQRGHVAKLCIVFLPLLVAALVGVSRVDDYWHHWQDVFGGAIIGLTVASFCYLQFFPPPYDPDGWGPHAYFQMLADSRNVVQNSAGMNNLSVRQAELENVYVHQQGTSMEISRSNTRGTPQEC
- the LOC103842919 gene encoding E3 ubiquitin-protein ligase RHA2A, whose amino-acid sequence is MGLQGQLSDVSSDSIPLMLLSLLAVFLGRLRSFLHRPCDPDSNLSVDDSSSSIIASGLANIIVLADQLSLNRLFSYRCGGEDGGSDCVVCLSKLREGEEVRKLECRHVFHKRCLEGWLHCLNFTCPLCRSALVADGCVSKTQRRVGRDLISCLSPH
- the LOC103842921 gene encoding lipid phosphate phosphatase 2 isoform X2, producing MPEIQLGAHTIRSHGVTVARFHMHDWLILLLLIVIEVVLNVIEPFHRFVGEDMLTDLRYPLQDNTVPFWAVPLIAVVLPFVVISVYYFIRRDVYDLHHAILGLLFSVLITGVITDAIKDAVGRPRPDFFWRCFPDGRGFFHNVTRDVLCTGDKNVVKEGHKSFPSGHTSWSFAGLGFLALYLSGKIRVFDQRGHVAKLCIVFLPLLVAALVGVSRVDDYWHHWQDVFGGAIIDGWGPHAYFQMLADSRNVVQNSAGMNNLSVRQAELENVYVHQQGTSMEISRSNTRGTPQEC
- the LOC103842921 gene encoding lipid phosphate phosphatase 2 isoform X3, translated to MPEIQLGAHTIRSHGVTVARFHMHDWLILLLLIVIEVVLNVIEPFHRFVGEDMLTDLRYPLQDNTVPFWAVPLIAVVLPFVVISVYYFIRRDVYDLHHAILGLLFSVLITGVITDAIKDAVGRPRPDFFWRCFPDGRGFFHNVTRDVLCTGDKNVVKEGHKSFPSGHTSWSFAGLGFLALYLSGKIRVFDQRGHVAKLCIVFLPLLVAALVGVSRVDDYWHHWQDVFGGAIIGWGPHAYFQMLADSRNVVQNSAGMNNLSVRQAELENVYVHQQGTSMEISRSNTRGTPQEC